One window of the Candidatus Jettenia sp. genome contains the following:
- a CDS encoding 4Fe-4S binding protein encodes MKKKFIKDKCITCKQCMMECSVRHSASGNLYDAFTETPKSHYRLQVSIRKDRPHMTVCQNCAKPKCMASCEYGAITKYEDGNVVIDTKKCVGCWACVEACPFGAITKNAELNFAFNCDDCRGFDTMACVEACKTGALVYTDK; translated from the coding sequence ATGAAAAAGAAATTCATAAAAGATAAATGTATAACGTGTAAGCAGTGCATGATGGAATGTTCTGTACGTCATTCTGCCTCAGGAAATCTCTATGACGCTTTTACAGAAACGCCGAAATCCCATTACCGGTTACAAGTATCCATAAGAAAAGATAGGCCACATATGACGGTATGCCAAAATTGTGCAAAACCCAAATGTATGGCATCCTGCGAATATGGCGCTATCACAAAATATGAAGATGGTAATGTGGTCATTGATACAAAAAAATGTGTCGGCTGCTGGGCTTGTGTAGAGGCATGCCCTTTTGGCGCAATAACCAAGAACGCCGAACTCAATTTTGCCTTCAATTGCGACGATTGCAGGGGATTTGATACTATGGCCTGTGTAGAGGCATGTAAAACCGGCGCCCTCGTGTATACTGATAAATAA
- the leuS gene encoding leucine--tRNA ligase, with protein sequence MAKREYNFTDIERKWQGFWEGCGLFHVDEMSRKEKFYCLVMFPYPSGTLHVGHGRNYIIGDVVSRYKIMKGYNVLSPIGWDAFGLPAENAAIKSGVHPTLWTRDNIKAMKRQLQRWGVGYDWDREVTSCSPDYYKWTQWIFLKLYENNLAYKKKAAVNWCPSCATVLANEQVVDGCCERCDTPVRQRDLEQWFFRISQYAQILLDDIFLLEGWPERVKTMQANWIGRSEGVRVNFTLENSDTIVPCFTTRPDTLYGVTFISLAPEHSFIDELISGSPQENVIRDFIEKARSQGIVERTAEGTEKEGIFTGKYVINPVNNSKVPIWIANYVLMEYGTGAVMGVPAHDQRDFLFARKYHLPVTIVIQPREGELRADTMKAAYVDDGVQVNSGIFNGVPNTEAIRKITEYLESKGFGTKTVTYRLRDWLISRQRYWGAPIPIVYCEKCGTVPVPESQLPVVLPEKVEFKSHGMSPLAEVDSFINTQCPRCSGATRREIDTMDTFVDSSWYFLRYLSPKEENRPFIPEKVNTWLPVDQYIGGVEHAILHLLYSRFITKVLYDLEYITFKEPFQHLFTQGMIIKDGAKMSKSKGNVVSPDILIDKYGADTQRLYILFIGPPQKDAEWNDRGVLGAYRFLGRLWQKITDYEEVYAKIPRTDIYIQKLSNQAKALYRQTNQTIKKVTEDIETSWHFNTAIASVMELLNNVDSFHVTIPQKTEEELDFHVFRHAMETILLLMAPFVPHICEELWEVMGHKPSIFQQPWPAYDKNAIHEEMIEIVIQINSKVRSRLSVPVDMNNDELRRCVLDDERITALLDGKKIVNTVIVPKKLVNIVVK encoded by the coding sequence ATGGCAAAGAGGGAATATAACTTCACCGATATTGAGAGAAAGTGGCAGGGATTTTGGGAAGGTTGCGGATTGTTTCATGTTGATGAAATGAGCAGGAAAGAAAAATTCTACTGTCTGGTCATGTTCCCGTATCCCTCTGGTACCCTGCATGTAGGTCACGGCAGAAACTATATCATTGGTGATGTTGTCTCACGATACAAAATTATGAAGGGATACAATGTGCTTTCACCTATTGGTTGGGATGCCTTTGGTCTTCCTGCGGAAAACGCAGCTATCAAGAGTGGTGTTCATCCTACTCTCTGGACAAGAGACAATATTAAGGCCATGAAACGCCAACTTCAGCGATGGGGGGTAGGCTATGACTGGGATAGAGAAGTTACTTCCTGTAGCCCCGATTATTATAAATGGACACAGTGGATATTCCTCAAACTCTACGAGAATAATCTGGCATATAAAAAGAAGGCAGCCGTAAACTGGTGTCCTTCATGTGCCACCGTGCTGGCCAATGAACAGGTTGTAGACGGTTGTTGTGAACGCTGTGATACGCCGGTCCGACAGCGAGACCTTGAACAATGGTTTTTCCGTATCAGTCAGTATGCGCAAATATTACTGGATGATATTTTTTTATTAGAGGGCTGGCCTGAACGGGTAAAGACCATGCAGGCAAATTGGATAGGGAGAAGCGAAGGTGTTCGGGTCAATTTTACCTTAGAAAATTCTGATACGATAGTGCCGTGCTTTACCACACGCCCTGATACACTCTATGGTGTTACCTTTATTTCCCTGGCGCCAGAACATTCCTTTATTGATGAGTTGATTTCCGGCTCTCCCCAGGAAAATGTGATTAGGGATTTTATAGAAAAGGCACGCAGTCAGGGTATAGTAGAACGTACGGCAGAAGGTACAGAAAAGGAGGGAATATTTACTGGTAAATATGTTATCAATCCTGTCAATAACAGTAAAGTCCCCATTTGGATAGCCAATTATGTTCTTATGGAATATGGTACGGGAGCTGTTATGGGTGTGCCTGCTCACGATCAGCGGGATTTTCTGTTTGCCAGGAAATATCATCTGCCGGTTACGATTGTTATTCAACCCAGAGAAGGAGAATTGAGAGCTGATACAATGAAGGCGGCATACGTTGATGATGGTGTGCAGGTCAATTCAGGGATTTTTAATGGTGTGCCGAATACTGAAGCGATAAGAAAGATTACTGAATATCTCGAATCGAAAGGATTCGGTACAAAGACGGTAACCTACAGGTTACGGGACTGGCTTATATCAAGGCAGCGGTACTGGGGAGCGCCTATTCCCATTGTTTACTGTGAAAAATGTGGTACAGTACCTGTTCCTGAATCACAGCTTCCGGTGGTACTGCCTGAAAAAGTAGAATTTAAGTCTCACGGCATGAGTCCATTGGCAGAGGTGGATTCATTTATTAATACGCAATGTCCGAGATGTTCCGGGGCGACAAGGCGGGAGATCGATACGATGGACACGTTTGTGGATTCGAGCTGGTATTTCCTCAGATACCTTTCCCCTAAGGAAGAAAATAGGCCTTTTATTCCGGAAAAAGTTAATACATGGTTACCTGTAGACCAGTATATTGGCGGTGTCGAACATGCGATTCTGCACCTCCTGTATTCTCGTTTCATTACCAAGGTCCTTTACGATCTTGAATATATTACGTTTAAAGAGCCTTTTCAACACCTCTTTACTCAGGGTATGATTATCAAGGACGGCGCTAAAATGTCAAAGTCCAAAGGTAACGTCGTGAGTCCTGATATCCTTATTGATAAGTATGGAGCAGATACCCAGCGCCTCTATATCCTTTTTATCGGTCCGCCTCAGAAGGATGCTGAATGGAACGACCGTGGAGTTTTAGGCGCTTATCGGTTTCTTGGCCGTTTATGGCAAAAAATTACCGATTATGAGGAAGTTTATGCAAAAATACCGAGAACGGATATTTACATCCAAAAACTTTCAAATCAGGCGAAGGCCCTTTACCGTCAAACAAATCAAACCATAAAGAAGGTTACAGAAGATATAGAAACCTCCTGGCATTTCAACACGGCGATTGCTTCTGTAATGGAGTTACTCAACAACGTAGATTCGTTTCATGTTACCATTCCGCAGAAAACTGAAGAAGAACTTGATTTTCATGTCTTCCGCCATGCCATGGAAACTATTCTTTTGTTAATGGCTCCCTTTGTTCCTCATATTTGTGAAGAATTATGGGAAGTTATGGGACACAAACCAAGCATATTCCAGCAACCATGGCCTGCGTATGACAAAAATGCTATCCATGAGGAGATGATAGAGATTGTTATTCAGATCAACAGTAAAGTCAGAAGTCGTCTATCGGTGCCTGTCGATATGAACAACGATGAATTGAGAAGGTGTGTGCTCGATGATGAACGCATTACCGCATTATTGGACGGTAAGAAAATTGTCAATACCGTTATTGTACCGAAAAAACTCGTAAATATTGTGGTAAAATAG
- a CDS encoding tyrosine-type recombinase/integrase, translated as MFKRGGVWWTCIRHDGKRIQKSLDTSDKKLAKEIEAKIRTEIVEGKYFDKFIGSYKTFTEMIEKFMNEHAPKVSKNMQRNYSASLKHLIPFFGTSKVSKISPKMISEYKVLRRNEGVKPATINRELAMLSKAFNLAVKEWEWIQINPVSKVPKEIENNEKDRWLTEDEEKRLLAVSPQWLRDIIVFDLHTGLRISELLSLEWSRVNLFRKTILIHESKNKKPRTIPLNQIALDILVQKSKVRNIKNDLVFTSAVGTKIDSDNLRRALESVLKKVSIEDVTPHTFRHTFATRLAQRGVDIYKIAKLLGHKDIRMTQRYAHHCPDSLRDGIQVLEVDYNLTTVEQKQEVSNA; from the coding sequence ATGTTTAAACGGGGTGGTGTCTGGTGGACTTGTATTAGGCATGATGGGAAAAGGATTCAAAAAAGTTTAGATACTTCTGATAAGAAACTTGCCAAAGAGATTGAAGCTAAGATTAGAACCGAAATTGTTGAGGGAAAGTATTTTGATAAGTTTATCGGGAGTTACAAAACTTTCACTGAAATGATAGAAAAGTTCATGAATGAGCATGCTCCTAAAGTCTCGAAAAATATGCAGCGTAACTATTCAGCATCATTGAAACACCTTATACCTTTTTTTGGTACTTCAAAGGTTTCAAAAATATCACCTAAAATGATTTCTGAGTATAAGGTGTTAAGAAGAAATGAAGGTGTAAAGCCTGCTACTATTAACAGGGAGTTAGCTATGCTCTCAAAGGCTTTTAATTTAGCGGTTAAAGAATGGGAATGGATTCAAATTAATCCTGTCTCCAAGGTTCCAAAAGAGATAGAGAATAACGAAAAAGATCGTTGGTTAACTGAAGATGAGGAAAAAAGATTACTTGCAGTATCTCCTCAATGGCTAAGGGATATAATTGTTTTTGATTTACATACAGGGTTGCGTATCTCCGAATTACTTTCCTTAGAATGGAGTCGGGTAAATCTGTTCCGTAAAACGATTTTAATTCACGAATCCAAAAACAAAAAGCCAAGAACTATACCATTGAATCAAATAGCACTCGATATATTAGTGCAGAAATCAAAGGTAAGAAATATTAAGAATGATTTAGTGTTTACAAGTGCTGTCGGAACTAAGATTGATAGCGATAATCTCCGAAGGGCGCTTGAAAGTGTATTAAAGAAGGTTAGTATTGAAGATGTAACTCCACATACTTTTAGACATACCTTTGCTACACGCCTAGCACAAAGAGGGGTCGATATATATAAAATAGCAAAGTTATTAGGTCATAAGGATATTCGAATGACGCAGAGGTATGCTCATCATTGTCCGGATAGTCTAAGGGATGGAATACAGGTTTTAGAAGTTGACTACAATTTGACTACAGTTGAGCAAAAACAGGAAGTGTCAAACGCCTGA
- a CDS encoding helix-turn-helix domain-containing protein has protein sequence MMNKDITMKKRYVSVKEVSEYTSLPVKTLYDWASQGKVPSIKFGRRVLFDLEDIDQIMASYKRDMQSFKEVANKIIGEIF, from the coding sequence ATGATGAATAAGGACATCACAATGAAAAAACGGTATGTGAGTGTTAAAGAAGTCTCTGAATATACCTCTTTGCCCGTGAAAACACTCTACGATTGGGCAAGCCAGGGAAAAGTTCCCTCTATTAAGTTTGGTCGTCGTGTTTTATTTGATTTAGAAGATATAGACCAGATAATGGCATCTTATAAACGTGATATGCAATCATTTAAGGAAGTTGCGAATAAAATCATTGGAGAAATTTTTTAG
- a CDS encoding site-specific DNA-methyltransferase, whose amino-acid sequence MKDLKYSRNGTKTSSFGTPGRINHDSSEFYNSKLYEGFKPDESIKYVENPIPAEVLNKIFCKSSERMDEIPDNSVHLMITSPPYNVKKEYDQNLSLQEYRQLLKKVFQETYNKLIPGGRICINIANLGRKPYIPLHSYIIEDMLSINFLMRGEIIWNKASSASPSTAWGSWLSAANPVLRDIHEYILVFSKSSFTRKRLKKVSTITKEEFLEFTKSVWTFPAVSAKSIGHPAPFPEELPHRLIQLYSFKGDVILDPFCGSGTACLSALKNERYYIGYDINKEYVELANRRIQEVINKSKQKKLFQEV is encoded by the coding sequence ATGAAGGATTTAAAGTATAGCAGAAATGGGACAAAAACAAGTTCTTTTGGGACTCCGGGAAGAATTAATCATGATTCTTCTGAATTTTATAATAGTAAGTTATATGAAGGGTTTAAGCCTGATGAAAGTATTAAATATGTTGAGAATCCTATTCCAGCAGAAGTGTTGAATAAGATTTTTTGTAAATCAAGTGAAAGAATGGATGAGATTCCAGATAATAGTGTTCACTTAATGATAACTTCTCCACCATATAATGTAAAAAAAGAATACGATCAAAATTTATCATTACAAGAATATAGGCAGCTTCTTAAAAAAGTTTTTCAAGAAACTTACAACAAACTTATTCCTGGTGGGAGAATCTGTATAAATATAGCAAATCTAGGACGAAAACCTTATATACCTTTGCATAGTTATATTATTGAGGATATGCTTAGTATTAATTTTCTAATGCGAGGTGAGATTATTTGGAACAAAGCATCAAGCGCTAGTCCATCAACAGCATGGGGCAGTTGGTTATCTGCTGCTAATCCTGTTTTACGTGATATTCATGAATATATTTTAGTTTTTTCTAAAAGCTCTTTTACAAGAAAAAGACTTAAAAAAGTAAGTACAATCACAAAGGAAGAATTTTTAGAATTTACTAAAAGCGTTTGGACATTTCCAGCAGTTTCAGCAAAATCTATTGGGCATCCAGCACCATTCCCGGAAGAATTACCCCACAGACTAATTCAGCTATATTCTTTTAAAGGTGATGTAATTCTTGATCCCTTTTGTGGAAGCGGAACAGCTTGTTTATCAGCTTTAAAAAATGAAAGATATTATATTGGATATGATATTAATAAAGAATACGTTGAGTTAGCAAATCGAAGAATACAAGAGGTTATAAATAAATCAAAACAAAAAAAGCTTTTTCAAGAAGTTTAA
- a CDS encoding IS1634 family transposase: MFLREKTRTKDGKTHRYWSVVENRRVSGRKVVQRQILYLGELNDNQRAGWVRTIEAVSGEESRAKQLALFPDDREELPILDCETIRVRLDKIALRHPRQWGACWLGLYVWDMLELDAFWRERLPSSRKGTSWLNMLKALTCYRLIDPGSEFRFHREWYVRSALGDLLGEDYSLAQKDKPYRCLDLLLRHRDEVFVFLKGQWGKLFGAKYDVLLYDLTSTYFESDPPSGDLDSKKRFGYSRDKRSDCVQVVVALVLTPEGFPMAYEVYPGNTRDTATLGEFLDRREKRYGKFRRTWLMDRGIPTEDILEKMRLRGIDYLVGTPKGHLTRVEKSLLEQTWIQARESVRVKILQQESEFYVYVESHDRGVKERSIRRRRLKRLWASLHELRNRKSITRDNLLMHIGALKKEAGRDFGLVRISLPKPQEPVNENTFHFSLDRERLRRTLRREGRYLLRSNMQAASPETIWETYLLLTRIEQAFKDLKGSLSLRPIWHQLERRIEAHIFVSFLAFCLHTMLRNLARGRAAGLTSEAILEKLSTIQMIDVHLPTTDGRHIVMSRYSQPDKDISLLLA; the protein is encoded by the coding sequence ATGTTTTTACGAGAAAAAACACGGACGAAAGATGGGAAAACACACCGGTATTGGAGTGTAGTAGAAAACCGTCGGGTCAGCGGAAGAAAAGTGGTACAGAGGCAAATTCTCTACCTGGGAGAACTCAATGACAACCAACGTGCGGGATGGGTTCGGACGATAGAGGCTGTTTCTGGTGAAGAGTCCAGGGCAAAACAACTAGCACTATTTCCGGATGACCGGGAAGAATTGCCCATATTGGACTGCGAGACCATCCGGGTGCGGTTGGACAAAATAGCATTGCGCCATCCACGGCAATGGGGCGCATGCTGGTTGGGATTGTATGTATGGGATATGCTGGAACTGGATGCATTTTGGAGGGAGCGTTTGCCGTCAAGCCGTAAGGGGACAAGCTGGCTCAATATGCTGAAGGCATTGACCTGTTACCGGTTAATAGATCCGGGAAGCGAATTTCGTTTTCACCGTGAGTGGTATGTGCGCAGTGCTCTGGGTGATCTGCTGGGGGAGGATTATTCATTGGCTCAGAAGGATAAGCCGTATCGTTGTTTGGATTTGCTGCTGAGGCATCGCGATGAGGTATTTGTATTTTTAAAAGGGCAATGGGGCAAACTCTTTGGAGCGAAGTATGATGTGCTCCTGTATGATTTGACAAGTACGTATTTTGAAAGTGATCCGCCGTCTGGAGATTTGGACAGTAAAAAACGTTTTGGGTATAGCCGGGACAAACGTTCGGATTGTGTTCAGGTGGTAGTGGCATTGGTGTTGACGCCGGAAGGATTTCCCATGGCCTATGAAGTATATCCCGGTAATACCAGAGACACTGCAACATTAGGGGAATTTTTGGATCGGAGAGAGAAACGGTATGGGAAATTCCGTCGCACCTGGCTGATGGATCGAGGCATTCCAACGGAGGATATACTGGAAAAGATGCGCTTGAGAGGAATTGATTATTTGGTTGGGACACCCAAGGGACATTTAACTCGTGTTGAAAAATCGTTACTGGAACAGACGTGGATTCAAGCACGAGAAAGTGTCCGCGTGAAAATTCTTCAGCAAGAATCGGAGTTCTATGTTTATGTGGAAAGCCATGACCGGGGAGTCAAGGAACGTTCCATACGTCGCCGCAGACTGAAGCGTCTGTGGGCAAGCCTGCACGAACTTCGCAATCGAAAGAGCATCACACGTGATAACCTGCTGATGCATATTGGGGCATTGAAGAAAGAAGCCGGGCGTGACTTTGGACTGGTTCGTATCTCTCTGCCAAAGCCACAGGAACCGGTGAATGAGAATACGTTCCATTTCAGCCTGGATCGGGAACGCCTGAGGCGAACGTTGCGGCGCGAAGGACGCTATCTGCTTCGTTCCAACATGCAGGCTGCTTCGCCTGAAACGATCTGGGAAACTTATCTGCTGTTGACCCGGATTGAACAGGCATTTAAGGATTTGAAGGGATCGCTTTCCCTCCGCCCCATATGGCACCAGTTGGAAAGGAGAATTGAAGCCCATATTTTTGTTTCCTTTTTGGCTTTTTGTCTCCACACGATGCTAAGAAATCTTGCACGGGGAAGAGCCGCAGGGCTGACATCTGAAGCAATTTTAGAAAAACTCTCAACCATTCAAATGATCGATGTTCATTTACCGACCACGGATGGCCGTCACATTGTCATGAGCCGCTATAGCCAGCCGGATAAGGATATTTCTCTCCTTTTAGCATAA
- a CDS encoding phage integrase SAM-like domain-containing protein has translation MFKRGGVWWACIRHDGKKIQKSLDTPDKRLAKEIEAKARIEIIEGKYFEKVKSGNKTFHDMMEKFMKEYAPRVSPSMQNSYYSSLRHLNLSFGNSKLSAISPKMISEYKVLRKSEGVKPATINRELAMLSKAFNLAVKEWEWIKDNPVSKVPKEKEDNERDRWLTEDEEKRLLENSPAWLKNII, from the coding sequence ATGTTTAAACGGGGTGGTGTCTGGTGGGCTTGTATTAGGCATGATGGAAAAAAGATTCAGAAAAGTTTAGATACTCCTGATAAGAGACTTGCCAAAGAGATTGAAGCCAAGGCTAGAATCGAAATTATCGAGGGAAAGTATTTTGAAAAGGTAAAAAGCGGTAATAAGACCTTTCATGATATGATGGAAAAGTTTATGAAAGAATACGCTCCAAGGGTCTCTCCTAGTATGCAAAACAGTTACTATTCTTCTCTGAGACATTTAAATCTATCTTTTGGTAATTCAAAGTTATCAGCAATCTCTCCTAAAATGATTTCTGAATATAAGGTATTGCGGAAAAGCGAAGGTGTAAAACCTGCTACCATTAACCGGGAACTAGCAATGTTATCAAAGGCATTTAACCTGGCTGTTAAAGAGTGGGAATGGATTAAAGATAACCCTGTATCGAAAGTACCGAAAGAAAAGGAAGATAATGAAAGAGACCGTTGGTTAACAGAGGATGAAGAAAAGAGATTGCTTGAGAATTCTCCAGCATGGCTTAAGAATATAATCTAA
- a CDS encoding site-specific integrase — protein MLFDLHTGLRQDELLSLQWDRVSLFRKIIIIQKSKNGRPRTIPLNQIALGVLMEKSKIQNLKSNLVFFSSTGTKIDRHNLRRAFNIALGKAGIQGFHFHDLRHTFATRLAQKGIDIYKISKLLGHQDIRITQRYSHHCPDSLRDGVQILEADYNLTTVEEKRDMANSRNP, from the coding sequence ATCCTTTTTGATCTACACACTGGTTTACGTCAAGATGAATTACTTTCCCTTCAATGGGATCGGGTAAGCTTATTCCGTAAAATTATTATCATTCAGAAATCAAAGAACGGCCGGCCAAGAACGATTCCATTAAACCAAATTGCACTTGGCGTTTTAATGGAAAAATCAAAGATTCAGAATCTTAAAAGTAATCTCGTATTTTTCAGTAGTACAGGAACCAAGATTGACAGACATAATCTGAGAAGGGCTTTTAATATCGCTTTAGGTAAGGCTGGCATTCAAGGTTTCCATTTCCACGACCTTAGACATACCTTTGCTACGAGATTAGCACAAAAAGGGATAGATATTTACAAAATATCAAAACTATTGGGGCATCAGGATATCAGAATAACTCAACGTTATTCACACCACTGCCCTGATAGTTTAAGAGATGGGGTACAAATTCTTGAGGCTGACTACAATTTGACTACAGTTGAGGAAAAACGAGATATGGCAAATTCGAGAAACCCTTGA
- the ftsH gene encoding ATP-dependent zinc metalloprotease FtsH, with amino-acid sequence MLKKNKNKTKKTPFSIGYILLFLAVMYIVQMFLSPKAEELSYSQFRLYLKNGYISDCSVGANLIRGHYKKSSPEETGKEQKIAFVTVPIHDKELINELESQKVRFKGTTENNFLKNILMWWVFPFGIMALGWFFLFKKVGGMGSPFMSFGKAKIKLYSDNGSQKTTFIDVAGCDEAKEELKEIIDFLSFPERFQKLGGKIPKGVLLIGPPGTGKTLLARAVAGEAGVPFFSISGSDFVEMFVGMGAARVRDMFEQAKEKAPCIVFIDEIDSVGRQRGTGLGGGHDEREQTLNQLLAEMDGFNSQKGVIIIAATNRPDVLDSALLRPGRFDRQVTVDRPDLIGREAILSVHAKNIKLASNISLKVIAKRTPGFSGADLANVINEAALLAARYNKTDVGMEELESSIDRVLAGPERKSRIMSSGEKRTVAIHESGHTLIAALLPNTDPVHKVSIIPRGTAALGYTMQLPMEDKYLTSESEILDTLCVLLGGRAAEELILQEISTGAQNDLEKVSQLSRSYVCRFGMSKILGPQTFGRQSGNIFLGHDLVQEKEYSDKTAVIIDDEVTNIIMRSYEKVKKLINDNRDKLELLSKKLEEEEVLEGDQVLELLNIERKHPKTHKETEIAPVEQPQKSLQYITKDIGLGL; translated from the coding sequence ATGCTTAAAAAAAATAAGAATAAAACTAAAAAGACACCTTTTTCTATTGGATATATATTACTATTCCTTGCCGTTATGTATATCGTGCAGATGTTTTTATCCCCTAAGGCTGAGGAGCTGTCTTATAGCCAATTTCGGTTATATCTGAAGAATGGTTATATATCCGATTGTTCCGTAGGAGCTAATCTTATCCGCGGCCATTATAAAAAATCATCTCCTGAAGAAACTGGTAAAGAACAGAAAATTGCATTTGTTACCGTACCAATACACGATAAAGAGCTTATCAATGAACTCGAATCACAAAAGGTTAGATTTAAAGGTACAACCGAAAATAACTTTCTTAAAAATATCTTGATGTGGTGGGTATTCCCTTTCGGTATTATGGCATTAGGCTGGTTTTTTCTCTTCAAAAAAGTTGGTGGGATGGGCTCACCTTTTATGTCTTTTGGAAAGGCAAAAATTAAATTATATTCGGACAATGGCTCGCAGAAGACTACTTTTATAGACGTTGCAGGATGTGACGAAGCAAAAGAAGAATTAAAGGAAATCATAGATTTTCTCTCTTTCCCTGAGCGGTTTCAAAAGCTCGGGGGAAAAATCCCTAAAGGAGTACTTCTCATTGGTCCTCCGGGAACAGGAAAAACATTACTTGCCAGGGCCGTTGCTGGAGAAGCAGGAGTACCTTTTTTTTCGATTAGTGGATCGGACTTCGTCGAAATGTTTGTTGGAATGGGTGCAGCAAGGGTGAGAGATATGTTTGAACAAGCAAAAGAAAAGGCCCCATGTATTGTCTTCATTGACGAAATCGATAGTGTTGGCCGACAAAGGGGCACAGGATTAGGCGGCGGCCACGATGAACGCGAACAAACTCTTAATCAACTCCTTGCAGAAATGGACGGTTTCAATTCACAAAAGGGAGTCATTATAATTGCAGCAACGAACCGACCTGACGTCCTGGATAGTGCATTACTTCGTCCAGGTCGTTTTGACCGACAAGTAACCGTTGATAGACCGGATCTTATTGGACGGGAGGCTATTTTGTCAGTTCATGCCAAGAATATAAAGCTGGCATCCAATATTAGTTTAAAAGTTATCGCAAAACGTACGCCTGGCTTTTCCGGGGCAGATTTAGCCAACGTTATCAATGAAGCTGCACTGCTTGCAGCAAGGTATAATAAGACTGACGTAGGTATGGAGGAATTAGAATCCTCCATCGACAGGGTGTTAGCTGGTCCGGAAAGAAAGAGCAGGATTATGAGCAGTGGTGAAAAAAGGACTGTTGCTATTCACGAGTCAGGACATACTCTGATAGCAGCTTTACTTCCCAATACAGACCCCGTACATAAGGTTTCTATTATTCCTAGAGGAACTGCAGCACTTGGCTATACTATGCAACTGCCTATGGAAGATAAATATCTAACCAGCGAATCTGAGATACTCGACACTCTTTGTGTGTTACTCGGAGGCCGCGCTGCTGAAGAACTCATATTACAGGAAATATCGACAGGCGCTCAAAATGATCTCGAAAAGGTCTCACAATTATCTCGAAGTTATGTATGCCGGTTTGGCATGAGCAAGATACTAGGACCCCAAACTTTCGGCAGACAATCGGGAAATATCTTTCTCGGACATGACCTTGTCCAGGAAAAGGAATATAGCGACAAAACCGCTGTGATTATCGATGATGAGGTTACCAATATTATTATGAGAAGTTATGAAAAAGTAAAAAAACTCATCAATGATAACCGGGATAAACTAGAATTATTATCAAAAAAGCTAGAGGAAGAAGAGGTATTAGAGGGAGATCAGGTACTTGAATTGCTTAACATAGAAAGGAAACATCCAAAGACGCATAAAGAAACTGAGATTGCTCCCGTAGAACAGCCACAAAAAAGCTTGCAATACATAACCAAAGATATTGGACTGGGACTATAA
- a CDS encoding YebC/PmpR family DNA-binding transcriptional regulator, which yields MAGHSHWASIKHKKGVTDAKKGKAFSKIARMITVAARRGGGNPEMNPRLQLAISKARAVNMPKDNIERAIQKGTGEGGADTELFECMYEGYGPGGVALMVEIVTDNKNRTPPEIRKIFERFGGNMGESGCVSWMFEKKGLIIINSDTLNEDDLMMLALEAGAEDLQKVGDAFQVICSQVDLYNIKGAIENKNITVQTAELSWIPKNSVDLDETAGRKVLGLMEALEEHDDVQNVYSNFNLPQSLLAEMQSSK from the coding sequence TTGGCCGGACACTCACATTGGGCAAGTATAAAGCATAAAAAGGGCGTTACTGACGCTAAAAAAGGCAAAGCATTTTCTAAAATAGCTCGTATGATTACTGTAGCTGCCAGAAGGGGCGGGGGAAATCCAGAGATGAATCCAAGGTTACAACTTGCTATAAGTAAAGCACGAGCTGTTAATATGCCGAAAGATAATATTGAACGTGCTATTCAAAAGGGGACAGGAGAGGGGGGCGCCGACACCGAGTTATTTGAATGTATGTACGAGGGTTATGGTCCGGGCGGTGTAGCATTAATGGTGGAGATTGTGACTGATAATAAAAATAGAACCCCACCTGAAATAAGGAAAATATTTGAACGATTTGGTGGGAATATGGGAGAATCAGGTTGTGTCTCCTGGATGTTCGAAAAGAAGGGGCTTATTATAATAAATAGTGATACCCTCAATGAAGATGACTTGATGATGCTGGCTTTGGAAGCAGGAGCAGAGGACCTGCAAAAGGTAGGTGACGCCTTTCAGGTAATCTGTTCACAAGTAGACTTGTACAACATCAAGGGTGCAATTGAAAATAAAAACATAACAGTCCAAACCGCGGAACTAAGCTGGATACCTAAAAATAGCGTTGATTTAGATGAAACTGCAGGCCGTAAAGTATTGGGACTTATGGAGGCACTTGAAGAACATGATGATGTGCAAAATGTATATTCTAATTTTAATCTTCCACAAAGCCTTCTTGCAGAAATGCAATCTTCGAAGTAA